ACTGTTCTCGACCATAAAGCCCAGTTCGGGCAGCCCCAGCGAAGCTGCATCAAAACTCACCTGCGCCGCCTGCCACTCCCAGGTTTCCAGCCTGCGATAAGGCGCGCTGCGCATCGCTTCGACCCGGGGCCAGACGTTGAGCTGCTTCAGCAACGCCACCGAGGAGGATCCGATCGCTGAAATGCGTATATCGGGATCGCTGTCGGCATCAAATGGCGCGGGTTCGGCACGCTCAATCACCGCCACGCGAAAATGGTGTTGTGTCAGTCCACAGGCCAGCGCAGCACCGACCATGCCACCGCCGACAATCACGACATCAAACTGATTATCCTGCATTGCTTATGTCCCTCTCTGATTCCCGCCAGCCTGCGCAACACGGGTCTGAATAGAGCAAAGTGTACCGGAAAACGCGGTGGCTGGCAGAAAAGCCCTCAGGCTGGTCACCACTGCATCAAAGCATTACAATACGCGCCCCTCACTTCACTGCACTGAATCAATGGCTAGCGCGATGATAAAAAAACTGCATATCAAAACCTGGGGATGTCAGATGAATGAGTATGATTCATCCAAGATGTCTGATCTGCTGAACAGTACGCACGGCTATACGCTGACCGAGGTCCCTGAAGAGGCGGATATTTTGCTGCTCAATACCTGCTCGATTCGTGAGAAAGCGCAGGAGAAGGTATTCCACCTGCTGGGACGCTGGAGAAAACTCAAAGAGCGCAATCCGGACGTGATTATCGGCGTGGGTGGCTGTGTGGCGTCGCAGGAAGGGGATCATATCCGCCAGCGTGCGCCCTGCGTGGATATCGTTTTTGGTCCGCAGACACTGCATCGCCTGCCTGAGATGATCAACACCGTGCGCGGCACCAAAAGCCCGGTGGTCGACATCAGCTTCCCGGAAATCGAGAAATTCGACCGCCTGCCGGAGCCGCGCGCAGAAGGTCCGACAGCCTTTGTCTCCATTATGGAAGGCTGCAACAAATATTGTACGTTCTGCGTGGTGCCTTACACCCGCGGTGAGGAAGTGAGCCGTCCCAGCGATGACATTCTGCTGGAGATCGCGCAGCTGGCGGCGCAGGGCGTGCGTGAAGTTAACCTGCTAGGCCAGAACGTTAACGCCTATCGGGGTGCCACCTTTGATGGTGAGATCTGTACCTTCGCTGAGCTGCTGCGCCTGGTCGCCGCCATCGACGGTATCGACCGCATTCGTTTCACCACCAGCCACCCGATTGAGTTCACCGATGACATCATCGAGGTCTATCGTGATACCCCGGAACTGGTGAGTTTCCTGCACCTGCCGATTCAGAGCGGCTCAGACCGTATTCTGACGCTGATGAAGCGTGCTCATACCGCGCTGGAATATAAGGCGATTATCCGCAAGCTGCGCGCGGCGCGCCCGGATATTGAGATCAGCTCCGACTTCATCATTGGCTTCCCCGGTGAGACGCAGCAGGATTTCGAGCAGACCATGAAGCTCATTGCCGAGATCAATTTCGACGTCAGCTTCAGCTTTGTCTACTCGGCCCGTCCCGGCACGCCAGCCGCTGACCTGCCGGATGATGTCAGCGAAGAGGAGAAAAAGCAGCGTCTGTGGATCCTGCAGGACCGTATCAATCAGCAGGCGCAGGCGGTCAGTCGCCGCATGGTGGGCACCGTGCAGCGTATTCTGGTGGAGGGCATCTCCCGCAAGAACGTGATGGAAGTTTCCGGCCGCACCGAAAATAACCGCGTGGTTAATTTCGAAGGCACGCCTGAGATGATTGGCCGCTTTGTGGATGTGGAAATCGTCGATGTCTACACCAACTCGCTGCGCGGCAGACTGGTGCGCACAGAAGAGGATATGGGCCTGCGTATGGCGGAAAGCCCGGCGTCCGTGATTGCCCGTACCCGCAAAGAAAACGACATCGGCGTGAGTCTGTTCCAGCCGTGATGCCTGCTATACTGTGCGGCAGCGCGCATTGCGTTGCCGCCAATTTCATTTTGCGCCACTTGGTTTATGAAAGTGTCGCCCAAATATCTCTCCTTAAGCTTGCGCCCAGGCGTTACGGCATAAATAATTTCGTTATGGTGCATCCGGTTAAGCCCAACGGTGCGTCAGACACACCCCATAACTGGCCCTGAGTGACCCAAAGGATTCGTTTGAATATCGAAACTCGTGAAATCGCCCTTGAACCGGCTGATAACCGTCGACTGATGAGCCTGTGTGGGCCTTTCGACGATAATGTGAAACAGCTTGAGCGTCGTCTGGGCATTGAGATCAATCGTCGCGACAACGTCTTTAAGCTGGTGGGACGTCCACTTTGCGTCAATGCTGCCGCAGATATTCTGAAAACCCTGTATGTCGACACCGCGCCGATGCGTGGTGAAATCCCGGATATCGAGCCTGACCAGATTCATCTGGCGATCAAAGAGAGCCGGGTACTGGAGCAAACCGCCGAAAGCGTGCCGGAGTACGGTAAAGCGGTCAACATCAAGACCAAGCGTGGTGTGATTAAACCGCGCACGCCAAACCAGGCCCAGTACATTGCGAATGTGCTCGACCACGACATCACCTTTGGCGTCGGCCCGGCCGGTACCGGTAAAACCTATCTGGCGGTCGCCGCAGCGGTCGATGCGCTGGAGCGTCAGGAGATTCGCCGCATCATGCTGACCCGCCCTGCCGTTGAAGCGGGTGAAAAGCTCGGCTTCCTGCCAGGCGATCTGAGCCAGAAAGTCGACCCTTACCTGCGTCCGCTCTACGATGCGCTGTTCGAAATGCTTGGCTTCGAGCGGGTAGAAAAGCTGATGGAGCGCAACGTCATTGAAGTTGCCCCGCTGGCCTACATGCGCGGTCGTACGCTGAACGATGCGTTCATCATTCTTGATGAGAGCCAGAACACCACTATCGAGCAGATGAAGATGTTCCTGACGCGTATCGGCTTTAACTCTAAAGCGGTCATTACCGGCGACGTCACCCAGATTGACCTGCCGCGTCACGTTAAGTCGGGCCTGCGTCATGCCATTGAGGTGCTGGCGGACGTTGAAGAGATCAGCTTTAACTTCTTCCACAGCGAAGATGTGGTGCGCCATCCGGTGGTTGCCCGCATCGTCACCGCCTATGAAGCCTGGGAAGCGGCCGATCAGACCCGCCGTGACCAGCAGGCCGAAGAGCGTAAACGCGAAGCCCTGGCGGCACAGAGCGCCACGCAGGAGAACAAATGAGCGAGGTCATTCTCGACCTGCAGGTCGCCTGTGAAAACAGCGCGGATCTGCCGGATGAAAGCCAGTTTCATCGCTGGCTGTCAGCCGCTGTCACCCCTTTCCAGCCCGAAAGTGAAGTCACGGTGCGTCTGGTTGATGAAGCGGAAAGTCATGAGCTTAATCTGACTTATCGTGGCAAAGACAAGCCGACTAACGTGCTCTCCTTCCCGTTTGAAGCACCACCGGGCATTGAGCTGCCGTTGCTTGGCGATCTGATTATCTGCCGCCAGGTGGTGGAGCAGGAAGCCGCTGAACAGGGTAAAAGCGTTGAAGCCCACTGGGCGCATATGGTGGTACACGGCACGCTGCATCTGCTGGGTTACGACCATATTGAAGACGACGAAGCTGACGAGATGGAAGGACTGGAGACCGAGATAATGCTTGCTCTTGGTTATCCTGATCCGTACATTTCGGAGAAAGAAGACGCCTGAATCCTGAATTCTGGCTATCCGGCTGTCAGCACCGTTTGCTGACAGCACCTATTCCTCACCAGAGAGATCTTTAAAAACCGCCATGAGCGACGACCATTCTCAAAACAGCGATGCACCCAGTAGTAAAAAGGGATTTTTCTCCCTGTTGATCAACCAACTCTTCCACGGCGAACCGAAAAGCCGTGATGAGCTACTGGAGCTGATCCGCGACTCGAATAACAAAGAGCTGATTGACCAGGATACCCGCGACATGCTCGAAGGGGTTCTGGATATTGCGGAGCAGCGCGTGCGTGACATCATGATCCCGCGCTCGCAAATGATCACCCTGAAACGGAATCAGAGCCTCGAAGAGTGTCTGGATGTCATCATCGAATCCGCCCATTCACGCTTCCCGGTGATCAGCGAAGATAAAGATCATGTGGAAGGGATTCTGATGGCGAAAGATCTGCTGCCGTTTATGAGCAGCGAATCTGAGCCTTTCAGTATTGAGAAAGTCCTGCGTCCTGCAGTGGTTGTGCCTGAAAGTAAGCGTGTTGACCGGATGCTGAAAGAGTTCCGCTCCCAGCGCTACCACATGGCAATCGTCATTGATGAGTTTGGCGGTGTCTCCGGTCTGGTGACCATTGAAGACATTCTGGAACTGATTGTCGGTGAGATTGAAGATGAGTATGACGACGAAGAAGATCGTGATATCCGTCAGCTCAACCGTCACACCTTTACGGTGCGCGCACTGACCGCCATTGAAGATTTCAATGAGGTGTTTGGCACGCAGTTCAGCGATGATGAAGTCGATACGATTGGTGGTCTGGTGATGCAGGGCTTCGGCCATCTGCCCGCGCGCGGTGAAAGCATCGAGATTGAGGGTTACCAGTTCAAGGTAGCGATGGCTGACAGCCGCCGCATCATCCAGGTTCACGTGACTATTCCGGAAAATTCGCCGCAACCACAACTGGAAGACGAATAAGTCTATGGCTTTAGCCTCACTTTACCCGCGCCAGCGGGTTCGCCTGCTGCTGGCTTTACTAACGGGTGCAGCTGGCACCCTCGCCTTCTCTCCTTACGATTTCTGGCCTGCCGCACTGCTGTCGCTGTGCGGCTTACAGCTGCTGACGCTGAACCGCACCAGCCCGCAGGCTACCGCGATCGGCTTTGTCTGGGGAGTGGGTCTGTTCGGCAGCGGCATCAACTGGGTTTACGTCAGCGTCGCCACCTTTGGCGGCATGCCTGGCCCGGTTAATGTCTTCATCGTGGCGCTGCTGGCAGCTTATCTGTCGATCTACCCGGCGTTGTTTGCCGGCGTACTGAATCGCATCTGGCCGCGCACGACGCTCTGGCGACTGGCGCTGGCCGCACCGGCATTGTGGCAGATGACCGAGTTCCTGCGCGGCTGGGTGCTGACCGGCTTTCCGTGGCTGCAGTTTGGTTACAGCCAGATTGATGGCCCGTTAAAAGGCCTGGCCCCGCTGGCGGGTGTCGAGACGCTGACCTTCCTGCTGATGGTCGTCGCGGGTCTGCTGGCTTATGCCCTGCAGCAGCGCAATGTCAGAAGTCTGATCGCCGCGCTGCTGCTGCTGGCCCTGCCGTGGCCGTTGCGCTATATCCAGTGGGTTCAGCCGATGCCCGAACGTGCCGTCGAGGTGGCGCTGGTGCAGGGAAACATCCCGCAGTCGATGAAGTGGGACCCGCAGCAGCTGCTTACTACCCTGCGCATTTATAACGGTCTGAGCCAGCCGCTGATCGGCAAAGCGCCGATTATCATCTGGCCTGAATCGGCGATTACCGATCTGGAAAGTAATCAGCAGCCGTTCCTGCGGTCGCTGGATGATGAACTGCGTGAACGCGGTAGTTCGCTGGTCACCGGTATCGTGGACTCACGGCTGGAGCAGAACCGTTATCACGATTACAACACCGTGATCGTGCTGGGCGGTAAGGCGCCGTACAACTACTTCAGCGGCAATCGTTACCAGAAGAATCACCTGGTGCCGTTTGGCGAGTTTGTACCGCTGGCCGATCTGCTGCGTCCGCTGGCCCCGTTCTTCGATCTGCCGATGTCAGCCTTCAGTCGTGGCAACTATCTTCAGCCGCAGCTGAGCGTAGCGGGCTATAACCTGACCAGCGCCATCTGTTATGAGATCGTGCTGGGTGAACAGGTGCGGGCCAACTTCCATCCTGACACCAGTTTCCTGCTGACCGTGTCGAACGATGCCTGGTTTGGTCACTCTATCGGCCCGTGGCAGCACTTCCAGATGGCGAGGATGCGGGCGCTGGAACTGGGTCGTCCGCTGTTGCGCAGCACCAATAACGGCGTGACGGCGGTGGTCAATGCCAGCGGGGATGTGGAAGCTATGCTGCCCCAGTTTACCCGCGATGTGCTGACCAGCAAGGTCACGCCAACGCAGGGGGTAACCCCGTATGCGCGGGCGGGCATCTGGCCAGTGTGGTCACTGACGCTGCTGGCGGCGTTGATAGCTCTGCTGCGCCGACGTCGATAACACTTCAGATGCTAAAAGGCGAAGCGCAGGCTTCGCCTTTTTTGTTTCCCTGCCCCCGATATAACTCACTCCCTCAACCGCATACTCTGCTGCCTTTCTCATCCTGCACCGCTTTCTGGCACGATGATTGCAAAATGTTTCACTGTTTTTCGCTAACAGGCTGATTGCAGGCGCTGCCGCGAGACGGACTGCACCAAAACAGTCGCACCTCCTGCACCGTAAACGCGCAGTGTGAGAAATTTGCCTTTTTTTGGTGCGGATCACCTCGCAAAAAAGAAACTTTTTTGTTTCATTGCGTTAACAATCCGCTATGTTAGTGACTCTTCTGCGCCCATTTAATCCGCAGAATGAGCAGAAACGCAGCAGAAAACAGACACAACATCATAATCAGCGCAGGTTATATCCTGTGCCTTTTTCATACGAAGGAGTTGGAACATGCAACTACGCAAAGTGGCATTATCTCTTCTGCTGATCAGCGCAGCGGCGGGAGCGGCCCAGGCGGAAGATCTCAGCGGCACCCTGAAGAAGATCAATGACAACGGCGTCATTGTGGTCGGGCATCGCGAATCATCAGTTCCCTTTTCTTATTATGACAACCAGCAAAAAGTCGTCGGCTATTCACAGGATTACTCAAACGCCATCGTGGAAGCCATCAAAGCGAAGCTGAACAAGCCTGACCTGCAGGTCAAAATGATTCCAATCACCTCACAAAACCGTATTCCGCTGCTGCAAAACGGCACCTACGATTATGAGTGTGGCTCTACTACCAATAACCTTGAGCGCCAGAAGCAGGCTGCCTTCTCTGACACCATTTTTGTTATCGGCACCCGTCTGCTGGTGAAGAAAGATGGCCCGATCAAAGATTTCGCTGACCTGAAAGGCAAAACCGTCGTCGTGACCTCAGGGACTACCTCTGAAGTGCTGCTGCACAAACTCAATGACGAACAGAAACTGGATATGCGCATCATCAGCGCCAAAGATCACGGTGACTCCTTCCGTACGCTGGAAACCGGTCGTGCTGTGGCCTTTATGATGGATGATGCCCTGCTGGCTGGCGAACGCGCGAAAGCCAAAAAGCCGGACAACTGGGAAATCTTAGGCACGCCACAATCTAAAGAAGCTTATGGCTGCATGCTGCGTAAAGATGATCCACAGTTCAAAGCGCTGGTGGATGAAACCATCGCCAAAGCCCAGACCTCAGGTCAGGCAGAAAAATGGTTCGAGAACTGGTTCAAAAAGCCTATCCCGCCTAAGAACCTGAACATGAACTTTGAACTGTCTGATGACATGAAAGCGCTGTTCAAAACGCCAAATGACAAAGCACTGAATTAACAAAAAAATACCCAATGGATTTCAGGTTGCATTGAGACGGCAGGCGAATGCCTCCGGATGCGCTTACTCAGGTCAGTGATTCGGATGCGTGAACGTAGCCAACAAAAATGCAGCCTGTAAGACGACGGGTATAACAAGGGCGGCCTGGCTGCCCTCTCGATTGCTGAAACCGCGGCATGGACAGACAGACTGACACGGGTCGTTCCCCTGAGTCAGGAAATAAAACGCCGTTCATCAATCTTCAGGGTAGCTTAGCTACCCTTTTTTTCCGGAGCTCGTTATGGGTATCGATTGGAACTGGGGCATATTCCTCGAACAGGCCCCGTTCGGTAACACGACCTACCTCGGCTGGCTGTGGTCCGGTTTTCAGGTGACGATCGCCGTCTCCTGCTGCGCCTGGATTATCGCCTTCTGCGTGGGTTCATTTTTTGGCATTCTGCGCACCGTGCCGAATCGCCTGCTCTCGACCATTGGCACCTGCTATGTCGAACTGTTTCGTAACATCCCGCTGATCGTCCAGTTCTTCTTCTGGTATCTGGTAGCGCCCGAGCTGGTGGGCGAAAATCTCGGCATGTGGTTTAAGTCTGAGCTGGACCCCAATATTCAGTTCTTCCTCTCTTCAATGATCTGTCTTGGCCTGTTTACCGCCGCCCGCGTTTGCGAGCAGGTGCGCGCGGCGATTCAGTCACTGCCGAGTGGACAGAAGAATGCCGGTCTGGCGATGGGATTAACCCTGCCGCAGACCTATCGCTATGTGCTGCTGCCGAATGCGTATCGCGTGATTGTCCCGCCGATGACCTCGGAAATGCTGAACCTGGTGAAGAACTCCGCTATCGCCTCCACCATTGGTCTGGTCGATATGGCGGCACAGGCGGGCAAACTGCTCGACTATTCTGCGCACGCCTATGAATCCTTTACCGCCATTACGCTGGCCTACGTCGCGATTAACCTGGTGATTATGTTGTTGATGAGTCTGGTCGAGCGCAAAGTCCGGCTGCCAGGCAATGCGGGAGGCAAGTAATGTACGATTTTGACTGGAGTTCGATTGCGCCCAGCCTGCCCTATCTGCTCAACGGCTTAGTGATTACCTTTAAGATCACGATTACTGCGGTGGTGTTCGGCATTCTGTGGGGCACTCTGCTGGCGGTGATGCGTCTGTCGACGTTCAAGCCGATCAGCTGGTTCGCCAAAATTTATGTCAACCTGTTCCGCTCAGTACCGCTGGTCATGGTGCTGCTGTGGTTCTATCTGGTGGTGCCGAGTTTCCTGCAGCAGGTGCTGGGCCTGTCGCCTAAAACCGATATCCGCCTGATTTCAGCCATGGTCGCCTTTTCGCTGTTCGAAGCGGCGTATTACTCAGAGATCATTCGTGCCGGTATCATCAGTATCTCACGCGGACAGGGCAACGCCGCGCTGGCGCTGGGCATGACGCAGTGGCAGGCCATGAAACTGATTATTCTGCCGCAGGCCTTCCGCGCCATGGTTCCGCTGTTACTGACGCAGGGTATCGTGCTGTTCCAGGATACGTCGCTGGTCTATGTCTTAAGCTTGGCGGACTTCTTCCGTACCGCGTCCACCATTGGTGAGCGCGACGGCACCCAGGTTGAAATGGTTCTGTTTGCAGGTCTGGTCTACTTCGTTATCAGCCTGAGCGCATCGCTGTTGGTCAGCTATCTAAAAAGAAAAAGGACGGTTTAAATGATTAGCCTGAAAAATGTTTCTAAGTGGTATGGTCACTTTCAGGTGCTGACCGACTGCTCAACCGAAGTTAAAACCGGTGAAGTGGTGGTGGTGTGCGGCCCGTCCGGCTCCGGTAAATCGACGCTGATCAAAACGGTGAACGGACTTGAGCCGGTTCAGCAGGGCGTCATTGCGGTAAATGGCACCGAGGTGAACAACAAAAAAACCAACCTTGCGCAGCTTCGCAGCCAGGTCGGGATGGTGTTCCAGCACTTCGAGCTGTTCCCGCATCTGAGCATCATTAACAACCTGGTGCTGGCGCAGGTGAAAGTGCTGAAACGCGACAAAGCGGCGGCCCGCGATAAAGGGCTGAAGCTGCTGAAGCGTGTCGGACTGTCAGCGCATGCTGAGAAGTTCCCCGGCCAGCTCTCCGGCGGTCAGCAGCAGCGCGTTGCGATTGCGCGTGCGCTCTGCATGGATCCTATCGCGATGCTGTTTGATGAACCGACCTCCGCGCTGGATCCGGAAATGATCAACGAAGTGCTGGATGTGATGGTTGAACTGGCGCAGGAAGGGATGACGATGATGGTGGTGACACACGAGATGGGCTTCGCCCGTAAAGTCGCCAATCGCGTGATCTTCATGGATGAAGGGAAAATTATCGAAGACACTAACAAAGATGACTTCTTTAATAACCCGCAGTCTGACCGCGCTAAAGATTTCCTCGCTAAAATTCTGCACTAAACACCCTGTGCGGGTCACTCATCGTGGCCCGCACAGGTTTTATTATCAGGGTTCAAAAGGCTGACGCTGAAACTGATCGTTGCCGCACTCCGGACAGCGGGACAGGGTTTCAGGCGTGTAGATTGCCCGGGTAAACTGGCACTTCTCACACACCAGATTGCCCAGCCCCACCACTTCACCGCTCTGATAGACACCGTGGTGATGCAGATCCTGAAAGACCTCACGCCACTCCAGCTGACTTTTATCCGTGATATCCGCCAGCTCTTTCCAGACGCTCTCGCGGATAATGCGCATAAACAGTGAATCCGCCAGCGGTTCTTCCACATCACTATAGCTGCGTGCAAACTCGCCCAAATCACGGCGCACCGAACTCAGCGCCTGGTCAATCTCACTTTCCGACATATCGTCGCGCACCAGCAACTGGCTTCGCCGCCCGGCAATCAGCTCATCAAGGTTACGATCGCCCTGACGAAGACGTTCGGTCAGTACGGCTAACGACTCGCGATATTCCTGAGCCACTTTATTCATTTTGTTCTCCTTTATGCAGACCCGCGCTGAACTAAGTTTAGTCGGAATGTTGCTTTTGCCGTGTCGTCTGTACAGTGAATTACAAAAGGGTGAAGGGGCTGACGCTTTCGGCAGAAATCGTGCCGGCAAAAGTGGGAAGTGTTGTTGATACGCGGCCTTATGGGTATGCTATGCGGATCTTAGAGCCAGAAAAATGTTTTTCATAAAGGACCACAGGCAGCCATGCAAGAGCAATACCGCCCGGAAGAAATTGAATCCCGTGTGCAGCAGCACTGGGATGAAAACGAAACGTTTAAAGTGACTGAGCAGGAAGGTAAAGAGAAATACTATTGCCTCTCCATGTTGCCCTATCCTTCTGGCCGCCTGCACATGGGCCACGTTCGTAACTACACCATCGGCGACGTAATCGCGCGTTATCAGCGTATGCTCGGCAAAAACGTACTACAGCCAATTGGCTGGGATGCTTTCGGCCTGCCTGCGGAAGGCGCTGCGGTTAAAAACAACACCGCGCCTGCGCCATGGACTTACGACAACATCGCCTACATGAAAAACCAGCTCAAACTGCTGGGCTTTGGCTATGACTGGAGTCGTGAACTGGCGACCTGCCAGCCAGAGTACTATCGCTGGGAACAGTGGTTCTTCACCAAACTGTATGAAAAGGGTCTGGTCTATAAAAAGACCTCCGCCGTGAACTGGTGCCCGAACGATCAGACGGTGCTGGCCAACGAGCAGGTCATCGACGGCTGCTGCTGGCGCTGTGATACCAAAGTTGAACGCAAAGAGATCCCGCAGTGGTTTATCAAAATCACCGATTATGCGGAAGAGCTGCTGAACGATCTGGATACGCTGGAAGAGTGGCCTGAGCAGGTCAAAACCATGCAGCGTAACTGGATCGGCCGTTCTGAAGGCGTCGAAATCACGTTCGACGTGGCGGAGAGCGAAGAGAAAGTCACCGTTTACACCACCCGTCCGGATACCTTTATCGGCGCAACCTATGTTGCGGTGGCGGCGGGTCATCCTCTGGCGACGCAGGCCTCGGTTAACAATCCGGCGCTGGCCGACTTTATTGCAGAATGCCGCAATACCAAAGTGGCCGAAGCCGATATGGCGACCATGGAGAAGAAAGGCATGGCGACCGGCCTGTCTGTTATTCATCCGCTGACCGGCGAGCTGATCCCGGTCTGGGTTGCCAACTTCGTCCTGATGGAATATGGCACCGGCGCCGTGATGGCGGTTCCGGCACACGACCAGCGCGACTGGGAGTTTGCGACTAAATACGATCTGCCGATCAAGCCAGTCATCCTCAACCTGGATGGATCTATTCCTGACGTCAGCGCTGCGGCGATGACGGATAAAGGCGCCCTGTTTAACTCGGGTGAGTTCAACGGCATGGATCACGCAACAGGCTTTAACGCCATCGCGGATTCACTGGCGGCAAAAGGCGTAGGCGTGCGTAAAGTGAACTACCGTCTGCGCGACTGGGGTGTTTCCCGTCAGCGCTACTGGGGTGCACCAATCCCGATGGTGACGCTGGAAGATGGCACCGTGATGCCTGCGCCAGAAGACCAGCTGCCGGTGATCCTGCCGGAAGATGTGGTGATGGATGGCATTACCAGCCCGATCAAAGCCGATCCGGAATGGGCGAAAACCACGGTAAACGGCCAGCCTGCTCTGCGTGAAACTGACACCTTTGACACCTTTATGGAGTCCTCCTGGTACTACGCGCGTTATACCTGCGCCAGCTACAAGGAAGGCATGCTGGATCCGGCTGCAGCAAACTACTGGCTGCCGGTCGATCAGTATGTAGGTGGTATCGAACACGCCATCATGCACCTGATGTATTTCCGCTTCTTCCACAAGCTGCTGCGTGACGCGGGCCTGGTGAACTCCAATGAGCCTGCCAAACGTCTGCTGTGCCAGGGCATGGTGCTGGCTGACGCCTTCTACTACCTGGGTAATAACGGCGAACGTAACTGGGTGTCACCGGTTGACGTTGAGGTTGAGCGTGACGAGAAAGGCCGCATTACTAAAGCGGTGGACACGCAGGGTCGCGAAGTGATCTACGCTGGCATGAGCAAAATGTCGAAGTCGAAAAACAACGGCATCGACCCACAGCTGATGGTTGAGCGTTACGGCGCGGATACCGTGCGTCTGTTTATGATGTTTGCTTCACCGGCGGATATGACGCTGGAGTGGCAGGAGTCAGGCGTTGAAGGGGCTAACCGCTTCCTGAAACGTGTCTGGAAGCTGGTCTACGAGCACACCTCACAGGGTGCGACCGTGGCGCTGAATGTGGACAGCCTGAATGACGAGCAGAAATCGCTGCGTCGCGACCTGCACAAAACCATCGCCAAAGTAGCGGATGATATTGGCCGTCGTCAGACCTTCAACACCGCCATCGCGGCGATCATGGAGCTGATGAACAAACTGGCCCGCGCGCCGCAGGAGAGTGAGCAGGATCGCGCCCTGATGCAGGAAGCGCTGCTGGCCATCGTCCGTCTGCTCTATCCGTTTACCCCGCACGCCTGCTATGTTCTGTGGCAGACGCTGGGTGGCGAAGGCACCATTGATGAAGCGAGCTGGCCGGTTGCTGATGAAGCCGCTATGGTTGAAGATTCACTGCTGGTGGTGGTGCAGGTTAACGGTAAAGTGCGCGGCAAAATTACCGTGCCAGCCGATGCAACACAGGAACAGGTTCAGGCACGCGCTGCGCAGGAGCATCTGGTGGCGAAGTATCTGGACGGCGTGACTATCCGTAAAGTCATTTATGTACCGGGCAAACTGCTTAACCTGGTCGTAGGTTAAGTTCAGGAGGAACTGTGCGACATCCGATTATCAGGCTGTTTGTCATGCTGGCGGTGGTGATCACCGCTGGCTGTGGTTTTCATCCGCGCGGCACCACTCAGGTGCCCAGCGAACTGAAAACCCTGATTGTTTCAACCGGCGATCCTTATGGACCGCTGGCACGTACTGTGCGTCAGCAACTGCGTATCAACGATGTCACCATTGTTGAAGACAACAAACAGACCCGCACCGATATTCCGACGCTGCGTCTGGGTCCTGAAGCACAGGGCCGTAACACCGCGTCGGTCTTTATCAGCGGCACCTCGGCTGAGTACCAGCTGGTCATGACCATCACGGCTCAGGTTCTGTTGCCGGGCAAAGGTATCTATCCAATCAGCACCACGGTTTATCGTTCGTTCTTCGATAACCCGAATGCGGCGCTGGCAAAAGATGCCGAGCAGGACCTGATTACCCAGGAGATGCGTCAGCGTGCGGCTGAACAGCTGGTTCGGAAGCTGCTGACGGTGCATGCCGCGCAGATGAACAGCAAAGATACCCTGCCAGCGTCCGTGATTTCGGTGCCGGGCCAGGGTTCACAGGAAGCCCCCTCTTCCTCTGCTACCAGCCTGCAATGATCAGGATTTATCCTGAGCAACTCAGCGCG
This genomic window from Pantoea sp. Lij88 contains:
- the leuS gene encoding leucine--tRNA ligase, translating into MQEQYRPEEIESRVQQHWDENETFKVTEQEGKEKYYCLSMLPYPSGRLHMGHVRNYTIGDVIARYQRMLGKNVLQPIGWDAFGLPAEGAAVKNNTAPAPWTYDNIAYMKNQLKLLGFGYDWSRELATCQPEYYRWEQWFFTKLYEKGLVYKKTSAVNWCPNDQTVLANEQVIDGCCWRCDTKVERKEIPQWFIKITDYAEELLNDLDTLEEWPEQVKTMQRNWIGRSEGVEITFDVAESEEKVTVYTTRPDTFIGATYVAVAAGHPLATQASVNNPALADFIAECRNTKVAEADMATMEKKGMATGLSVIHPLTGELIPVWVANFVLMEYGTGAVMAVPAHDQRDWEFATKYDLPIKPVILNLDGSIPDVSAAAMTDKGALFNSGEFNGMDHATGFNAIADSLAAKGVGVRKVNYRLRDWGVSRQRYWGAPIPMVTLEDGTVMPAPEDQLPVILPEDVVMDGITSPIKADPEWAKTTVNGQPALRETDTFDTFMESSWYYARYTCASYKEGMLDPAAANYWLPVDQYVGGIEHAIMHLMYFRFFHKLLRDAGLVNSNEPAKRLLCQGMVLADAFYYLGNNGERNWVSPVDVEVERDEKGRITKAVDTQGREVIYAGMSKMSKSKNNGIDPQLMVERYGADTVRLFMMFASPADMTLEWQESGVEGANRFLKRVWKLVYEHTSQGATVALNVDSLNDEQKSLRRDLHKTIAKVADDIGRRQTFNTAIAAIMELMNKLARAPQESEQDRALMQEALLAIVRLLYPFTPHACYVLWQTLGGEGTIDEASWPVADEAAMVEDSLLVVVQVNGKVRGKITVPADATQEQVQARAAQEHLVAKYLDGVTIRKVIYVPGKLLNLVVG
- the lptE gene encoding LPS assembly lipoprotein LptE, yielding MRHPIIRLFVMLAVVITAGCGFHPRGTTQVPSELKTLIVSTGDPYGPLARTVRQQLRINDVTIVEDNKQTRTDIPTLRLGPEAQGRNTASVFISGTSAEYQLVMTITAQVLLPGKGIYPISTTVYRSFFDNPNAALAKDAEQDLITQEMRQRAAEQLVRKLLTVHAAQMNSKDTLPASVISVPGQGSQEAPSSSATSLQ